One segment of Rosa chinensis cultivar Old Blush chromosome 6, RchiOBHm-V2, whole genome shotgun sequence DNA contains the following:
- the LOC112172008 gene encoding uncharacterized protein LOC112172008 — translation MAMEWCPQAALQAYLHTLHLCKDQSNQDCSSTFGSTSCIIEPKCMEFVSALAAGKKARLMVQITSEGVTPLTVSLAVAAKQTGGRLIVCITQPLSHHHEYVEKMSKILFLENGLDGVVEFVYGIDPCLVVKQFKDIDFAVIDCKIEEHLKVLRIMNLNPNGSMVVLNNLHQSKRGGGGAFPDQVFKQKKGYESVTLPIGEGMELTRFRSNGKYQSKRCKRFHVTYED, via the exons ATGGCGATGGAATGGTGTCCTCAAGCTGCCTTGCAAGCTTACCTCCACACTCTTCACCTG TGTAAAGATCAAAGCAATCAAGATTGCAGCAGCACTTTTGGAAGCACAAGTTGCATCATAGAGCCAAAATGCATGGAGTTTGTATCCGCTTTGGcagctgggaagaaagcaaggtTAATGGTACAGATCACATCCGAAGGCGTAACGCCGCTGACTGTTTCACTGGCTGTGGCTGCAAAGCAGACCGGAGGCCGCCTCATCGTCTGCATCACTCAGCCTCTTAGTCATCATCACGAGTATGTGGAGAAAATGAGCAAAATCCTATTTCTGGAAAATGGCCTTGATGGTGTTGTTGAATTTGTGTATGGTATTGATCCTTGTCTGGTGGTGAAGCAGTTCAAGGATATTGATTTTGCGGTCATCGACTGCAAGATTGAAGAGCACTTGAAGGTGTTAAGGATTATGAATCTAAATCCAAATGGTAGCATGGTGGTACTGAATAATCTTCATCAGTCTAaaagaggtggtggaggtgcGTTTCCTGATCAGGTTTTTAAGCAAAAGAAAGGGTATGAATCTGTGACACTACCTATTGGAGAAGGGATGGAGTTGACAAGATTCAGATCAAATGGCAAGTACCAGAGCAAGAGATGCAAGAGGTTTCATGTAACATACGAAGATTGA